A part of Paenibacillus sp. 481 genomic DNA contains:
- a CDS encoding nitroreductase family protein — protein sequence MIMTTHIDEVMRARHSVRKYDADVRIPEADLQHILEMAATAPSSWNLQHWRFLTIQEAANKQRLLPIAYNQQQIVDSSAVIVILGDAEANLVAGDVYGPALASGYISQQVHDTLVGNIEQAYASSSAFGREEAIRNASLAAMQLMLAAKAKGYDTCPIGGFNREQLAEAFNIPTRYVPVMIITVGQASAPAHGTGRFPLTHSVINETF from the coding sequence ATGATAATGACAACACATATTGATGAAGTTATGCGTGCACGTCACTCCGTACGTAAATACGATGCGGATGTACGTATTCCAGAAGCAGATTTACAACATATTTTGGAAATGGCAGCAACTGCACCTTCCTCTTGGAACTTGCAGCATTGGCGTTTCCTCACGATTCAAGAAGCAGCGAACAAACAGCGCTTGCTCCCTATCGCTTATAATCAGCAACAAATCGTGGACAGCTCCGCGGTCATCGTCATATTGGGCGATGCAGAAGCGAACTTGGTAGCTGGCGATGTATACGGCCCAGCGCTTGCGTCTGGCTATATTTCGCAACAAGTACATGACACGCTTGTGGGCAATATTGAACAAGCTTATGCAAGCAGCTCGGCTTTCGGTCGTGAAGAAGCCATTCGCAACGCTTCTTTAGCAGCAATGCAACTTATGTTGGCTGCCAAAGCGAAAGGGTACGACACTTGCCCAATCGGTGGATTTAACCGTGAACAACTTGCAGAAGCGTTCAACATTCCAACTCGCTATGTGCCTGTTATGATTATAACAGTAGGTCAAGCTTCTGCTCCAGCACACGGCACAGGTCGATTCCCATTGACACATTCGGTTATTAACGAAACATTCTAA
- a CDS encoding phosphodiester glycosidase family protein, producing the protein MNVKYARGTLVYDEVDKRLSVQIVRSMDEIRIQDSSNYWAAGGISMQLQRKKEDWYAQAKAEALPFMDEQRERSAVVYDRQGRLYLVVTPTRVTAGLFRQGIMEYFSSRHVSEALEDGIFLDGDGSAQLYVRQSNLKGDGRSVHVMLRLK; encoded by the coding sequence TTGAATGTCAAATATGCGCGAGGAACGCTCGTGTATGACGAAGTCGACAAACGGCTGTCCGTGCAAATCGTTCGCTCGATGGATGAGATTCGTATTCAGGATAGTTCGAACTATTGGGCCGCAGGCGGCATCAGTATGCAACTGCAACGAAAAAAAGAGGACTGGTACGCACAAGCGAAAGCGGAAGCTCTCCCTTTTATGGATGAGCAACGCGAGCGCTCAGCTGTTGTGTATGACCGGCAAGGGCGTCTTTATTTGGTAGTGACGCCGACACGCGTAACTGCGGGTTTGTTTCGGCAAGGCATTATGGAGTATTTTTCAAGCAGACATGTATCTGAAGCGTTGGAAGATGGCATATTTTTGGATGGGGATGGCTCGGCGCAGCTGTATGTGCGACAATCGAATCTTAAAGGGGACGGACGTTCCGTACATGTGATGTTAAGGCTTAAATAG
- a CDS encoding discoidin domain-containing protein: MKTKSILALIVLMMCIGALPTYAAGSVGNMQGTAIPKGSVSSGTFYGGHRTEAAIDGDASTYWNAGNTTGTIQVTFPSSINITKIQLASVASGKSNVSYTFYGLKNGEWAAISSKITASVITGIDPSSPGTIDPTKVDLFEPVAVTPGDYDGIKIDIAASNSWAAISEITLISSKPNLPSAPLNLHAVGGNSKVDLAWNAVDNAKSYNVFRATTAGGPYTSIATNVIGTNYTDTSVNNGTTYYYVVTAINADGESKYSNEAMATPQAAVIPDPKPDPKPDPEQPKGNRAILVVTLSTGLEKEFDLSMAEVNAFIDWYEAKSNGIGSAKFAINKHNNNKGPFSSRKDYVIFDKILTFEVSEYNISK; this comes from the coding sequence TTGAAAACCAAAAGTATTCTAGCACTAATCGTATTAATGATGTGTATTGGTGCACTGCCTACATATGCAGCAGGATCAGTAGGAAATATGCAAGGTACTGCTATACCAAAAGGTTCTGTTTCATCGGGTACATTTTATGGTGGTCATCGGACAGAAGCTGCAATAGATGGCGATGCTTCTACCTATTGGAATGCCGGTAATACTACTGGAACTATTCAGGTAACTTTTCCGAGCTCAATTAATATCACAAAGATTCAGTTAGCATCTGTAGCAAGCGGAAAGTCTAATGTGAGTTATACTTTTTACGGACTGAAGAATGGTGAATGGGCGGCTATAAGCTCTAAAATTACAGCAAGTGTTATTACAGGAATTGATCCATCTTCACCTGGAACTATAGATCCTACTAAGGTGGATTTATTTGAACCAGTTGCGGTAACCCCTGGAGACTATGATGGAATTAAAATTGATATCGCCGCATCAAATTCATGGGCAGCGATATCCGAAATAACTCTAATTTCGTCAAAGCCTAATCTACCATCAGCACCACTTAATTTACATGCAGTGGGAGGGAATTCCAAAGTAGATCTTGCCTGGAATGCGGTTGATAATGCAAAAAGCTACAATGTATTCAGAGCTACAACAGCAGGCGGGCCGTATACATCTATCGCTACCAATGTTATTGGAACAAATTATACTGACACTTCCGTAAATAATGGAACTACTTATTACTATGTGGTGACGGCAATTAATGCGGACGGAGAAAGTAAATATTCAAATGAAGCAATGGCAACACCTCAAGCAGCAGTAATCCCTGATCCAAAACCAGATCCAAAACCAGATCCAGAACAACCTAAAGGAAATAGAGCAATTCTTGTAGTGACATTGAGCACCGGTTTAGAAAAGGAATTTGATCTATCCATGGCTGAAGTAAATGCATTTATCGATTGGTATGAGGCAAAGTCTAACGGCATTGGATCGGCTAAATTTGCAATTAATAAACACAATAATAACAAAGGTCCATTCAGCAGCCGAAAAGATTATGTTATCTTTGACAAGATCTTAACATTTGAAGTAAGTGAATATAATATTAGCAAGTAG
- a CDS encoding Nif11-like leader peptide family natural product precursor, whose amino-acid sequence MRPYVPGKAQRVGAIQPIGPVVPLKPINRRYFEPSYNERPEMYPAVHAAPFMASAAMSQQLMQQAGKLLERVQHSSEFATKIMDAAQRGLNDEVVRLIRSTGVSADMHMNFTPEGIILKLVSGTAEKTYCELDLKLRWRE is encoded by the coding sequence ATGCGACCATATGTGCCCGGAAAGGCGCAGCGGGTCGGTGCGATTCAACCTATCGGACCTGTGGTGCCGTTAAAGCCGATTAATAGACGCTATTTTGAGCCATCATACAATGAGCGGCCTGAAATGTATCCAGCTGTACATGCTGCTCCGTTTATGGCTTCGGCTGCCATGAGCCAGCAGCTTATGCAGCAAGCCGGAAAACTACTGGAGCGTGTGCAACACTCGTCGGAGTTCGCCACCAAGATTATGGATGCGGCGCAACGTGGTCTCAATGATGAGGTCGTTCGACTCATTCGAAGTACAGGGGTATCAGCGGATATGCATATGAATTTTACGCCCGAAGGCATTATCCTCAAGTTGGTTAGTGGTACGGCAGAAAAGACGTATTGTGAATTGGATTTGAAGTTACGTTGGCGTGAATGA
- the glsA gene encoding glutaminase A produces the protein MATNWQQLRAELPQLVEQSRVIAEEGEVATYIPGLANSPKDALGISIFDIKGERITIGDCGIGFTMQSISKVFSLLLALMDSGEERVFEKVGMEPTGDDFNSMLKLELVDPGKPFNPFINAGAIVIASLIAGETPAVKSARMLDFIRKLAKDNSIGWNEDVYSSERDTANRNRSLAYFLVDNGILEEDVEETLEVYFRQCAIQVSCANLAQMGLLLANNGFDTETGEQVIPRHFVQIVKSFMVTCGMYNASGEFAIQVGIPAKSGVSGGILAIVPGQMGIGVVGPALNNKGNSVAGVHLLARLSEQYDWSMF, from the coding sequence ATGGCAACCAACTGGCAACAATTGCGTGCAGAACTGCCGCAGTTGGTCGAACAAAGCCGCGTTATAGCTGAAGAGGGCGAAGTGGCAACATATATACCGGGATTGGCAAACTCACCTAAGGATGCGTTAGGTATTTCTATTTTTGATATAAAAGGTGAACGAATTACGATTGGTGATTGTGGAATTGGCTTCACAATGCAAAGCATTTCTAAAGTGTTCTCGCTGCTACTTGCCTTAATGGACAGTGGTGAGGAGCGCGTATTTGAGAAGGTAGGGATGGAGCCGACGGGAGACGATTTTAATTCGATGTTAAAATTGGAGCTCGTAGACCCAGGTAAGCCTTTCAATCCATTCATTAATGCTGGGGCGATTGTCATTGCTTCATTGATTGCAGGTGAGACACCAGCGGTGAAATCGGCGCGGATGCTTGATTTTATTCGTAAGCTAGCGAAAGATAATTCCATTGGCTGGAATGAGGACGTGTACAGCTCAGAGCGTGATACGGCGAATCGGAATCGCTCCCTAGCTTATTTTTTGGTCGATAACGGAATCTTGGAAGAAGATGTTGAGGAGACACTTGAAGTGTATTTCCGTCAATGCGCGATTCAAGTGAGCTGTGCGAATTTGGCCCAAATGGGGCTATTGCTTGCCAACAATGGCTTTGATACGGAAACGGGAGAGCAAGTTATTCCACGCCATTTTGTGCAAATCGTCAAATCATTTATGGTTACATGCGGGATGTACAATGCTTCTGGCGAATTTGCTATTCAAGTTGGGATTCCTGCAAAAAGCGGGGTGTCGGGTGGTATTTTAGCTATCGTTCCTGGTCAAATGGGGATCGGTGTGGTCGGTCCGGCATTAAACAATAAAGGTAATAGCGTTGCTGGTGTGCATTTGCTGGCTCGCTTATCTGAACAATATGATTGGAGTATGTTCTAA
- the metE gene encoding 5-methyltetrahydropteroyltriglutamate--homocysteine S-methyltransferase yields MTTTNVLTSVIGYPRIGYDREWKKALEQYWAGKSSAEALQVELERIEIERVRTMQDKGIHYIPVNEYAWYDHVLDTTTMFGLIPSRFEYTGGEVSPDLMFALARGTQEAVACEMTKWFNTNYHYIVPEWEGRAPQLTTNRPLQAYRRVKAALGIETKPVVVGPYTYVRSMKGVSKTERLQVLAQFQDVYSQLLQELAAEGVAVVQLDEPSFVLPMSNEEWAAVQSFYEALRQAVPQLHLWVQTYFEGVSNYEAFVQLPVDTLGLDFVHGKLRNEVSLRKHGFPADKRLALGVIDGRNIWQTDLAAVSAWLETVAAIVPQERWILQPSCSLLHVPLTTQREAALLPELQQALAFADEKLAEITLLARHQSQADAVTTSAVEASAQAVHAWRTLPLRQRPQVVSELAQLLADEEQGTRRAHFAERKQLHRERWPLLPLLPTTTIGSMPQTAEIRRARLRYRRGEWDLNTYETFLQDEMKRWIQIQEEIGIDVLVHGEFERTDMVEYFGEKLDGFAFTQYGWVQSYGSRCVKPPVLYGDVAFKEAMTVAETAFAQSLTSQPVKGMLTGPVTILNWSFVRDDIPREQSTYQLAYALRQEIEALEQAGIGMIQVDEPAVKEGMPLLPEDAVYYKEWAVRAFRLSTGGAAAQTQIHTHMCYCDFSDMIQTITDMDADVISLETARSGGDIVAVFERESYELGIGLGVYDIHSPRVPAVEEMQQLMERALSVLPHDLFWINPDCGLKTRHEPETIAALRNMVEATRNVRAKLGASSTVAAE; encoded by the coding sequence TTGACAACAACGAATGTATTAACAAGCGTAATTGGGTACCCGAGGATCGGTTATGACCGCGAGTGGAAGAAGGCGTTAGAGCAATATTGGGCTGGAAAAAGTTCCGCTGAAGCTTTGCAGGTTGAGCTAGAGCGCATCGAGATTGAGCGCGTTCGCACGATGCAGGATAAAGGCATACACTATATCCCAGTAAACGAATATGCTTGGTATGATCATGTGTTGGATACGACGACAATGTTCGGCCTGATCCCTTCTCGTTTTGAGTATACGGGTGGCGAAGTGTCCCCTGATCTTATGTTTGCTCTAGCTCGCGGCACGCAAGAAGCGGTCGCTTGTGAAATGACTAAATGGTTCAATACGAACTATCACTATATCGTACCGGAGTGGGAAGGACGCGCTCCGCAATTGACGACTAACCGTCCACTGCAAGCGTACCGTCGCGTAAAAGCAGCGCTCGGCATTGAGACAAAGCCTGTCGTCGTTGGGCCGTACACGTACGTTCGCTCGATGAAAGGCGTATCCAAGACAGAGCGCCTTCAAGTACTGGCGCAATTCCAAGACGTATACAGCCAATTGTTGCAAGAGCTGGCTGCGGAAGGTGTCGCAGTCGTGCAACTGGATGAGCCGTCGTTCGTACTGCCGATGAGTAATGAAGAGTGGGCTGCTGTACAGTCATTCTATGAAGCTTTGCGTCAAGCTGTACCGCAATTGCATTTGTGGGTTCAGACTTATTTCGAAGGCGTCTCGAACTATGAAGCATTCGTGCAGTTGCCAGTTGATACGTTGGGCCTAGACTTTGTACATGGCAAGTTGCGCAACGAAGTGTCGCTGCGTAAGCACGGTTTCCCAGCTGACAAGCGCCTTGCACTCGGCGTCATTGATGGCCGCAACATTTGGCAAACGGACTTAGCCGCTGTATCGGCTTGGCTCGAAACGGTTGCCGCTATTGTGCCGCAGGAGCGTTGGATCTTGCAGCCATCGTGCAGCTTGCTCCACGTGCCGTTAACGACGCAGCGTGAAGCAGCATTGCTGCCGGAATTACAGCAAGCGCTCGCGTTCGCTGACGAGAAGCTGGCGGAAATTACACTGCTTGCGCGTCATCAATCGCAAGCCGATGCCGTTACGACTTCGGCAGTTGAAGCAAGCGCGCAAGCGGTACATGCATGGCGCACGCTGCCGTTGCGTCAACGTCCACAAGTTGTAAGCGAGCTGGCACAGCTGCTTGCTGATGAGGAGCAAGGCACGCGTCGTGCGCACTTTGCGGAGCGGAAGCAACTGCACCGTGAGCGCTGGCCACTATTGCCGCTGTTGCCGACGACAACGATCGGCAGTATGCCGCAAACAGCAGAAATTCGTCGTGCACGTCTGCGCTACCGCCGTGGCGAGTGGGATTTGAACACGTACGAAACGTTTTTGCAGGATGAAATGAAGCGCTGGATTCAAATTCAAGAAGAAATCGGTATTGATGTTCTTGTGCATGGTGAGTTTGAACGGACAGATATGGTTGAATATTTTGGTGAGAAGCTGGATGGCTTCGCCTTTACTCAATATGGCTGGGTACAGTCTTACGGCTCACGCTGTGTGAAGCCTCCGGTATTGTACGGAGACGTAGCATTCAAAGAAGCGATGACCGTTGCCGAAACGGCATTTGCACAGTCGTTGACATCGCAACCTGTTAAAGGCATGTTGACAGGTCCGGTTACGATCTTAAACTGGTCGTTCGTACGTGATGATATTCCACGTGAGCAATCGACGTATCAACTTGCTTATGCGCTTCGTCAAGAAATTGAAGCGTTGGAGCAAGCGGGAATTGGCATGATTCAAGTGGATGAGCCAGCTGTGAAGGAAGGAATGCCTTTATTGCCGGAAGATGCGGTATATTACAAAGAGTGGGCTGTACGCGCGTTCCGCTTGTCCACAGGCGGCGCGGCTGCGCAGACGCAAATTCATACGCATATGTGTTACTGTGACTTCTCGGATATGATCCAGACGATTACGGATATGGATGCAGACGTGATCTCGCTGGAAACAGCGCGCAGCGGTGGTGACATCGTGGCGGTATTCGAACGTGAAAGCTATGAGTTGGGCATTGGCCTCGGTGTTTATGACATTCATAGCCCGCGTGTACCAGCTGTCGAAGAAATGCAGCAGCTTATGGAGCGTGCCTTGTCCGTACTGCCGCATGACTTGTTCTGGATTAACCCTGACTGCGGCCTGAAGACACGCCACGAGCCGGAAACGATTGCGGCGTTGCGCAACATGGTGGAAGCAACGCGCAACGTACGCGCGAAGCTAGGTGCGAGCAGCACGGTGGCTGCGGAGTAA
- a CDS encoding HesB/YadR/YfhF family protein — MQLRVTSEAVRIFVADWDFTPGDSVRIFVRYSGFSDAGPYSFGIMKDSPRHPAVTVQAEGITFFMEQNDVWFLEDQELTLDGQHNEIVFVRGA, encoded by the coding sequence ATGCAACTACGGGTAACATCTGAAGCGGTCCGCATTTTTGTTGCGGATTGGGACTTTACACCAGGAGACTCCGTGCGCATCTTCGTTCGCTATAGCGGATTTAGCGATGCCGGACCTTATTCTTTCGGCATTATGAAAGACAGTCCACGGCATCCGGCCGTGACGGTGCAAGCGGAAGGAATCACATTTTTTATGGAGCAAAATGATGTGTGGTTTCTAGAGGATCAAGAGCTTACATTGGATGGGCAGCACAACGAAATTGTGTTTGTGCGTGGCGCCTAA